Proteins co-encoded in one Osmerus mordax isolate fOsmMor3 chromosome 11, fOsmMor3.pri, whole genome shotgun sequence genomic window:
- the eif3k gene encoding eukaryotic translation initiation factor 3 subunit K isoform X2 encodes MASSFEQMRANVGKLLRGIDRYNPENLATLERYVDTQAKENAYDLEANLAVLKLYQFNPAYFQTTVTSQILLKALTNLPHTDFTLCKCMIDQTHQEERPIRQILYLGNLLETCHFQSFWTSLEENRELIDGITGFEDSVRKFICHVVGITYQNIEQRLLAEMLGDPSETQVKVWMSKYGWTENEEGQIFIFNQEESVKPKNIVEKIDFESVSSIMATSQ; translated from the exons ATGGCGTCGTCCTTCGAACAGATGAGAGCAAACGTGGGAAAGCTCCTACGAGGAATCGATAG GTATaacccagagaatctggccacGCTCGAGCGGTATGTTGACACCCAGGCTAAAGAGAACGCTTACGACCTGGAGGCTAACCTAGCCGTCCTCAAACT GTACCAGTTCAATCCAGCCTACTTCCAGACGACTGTGACATCCCAGATCCTGCTGAAGGCTCTCACCAACCTGCCACACACAGACTTCACCCTGTGCAAGTGCATGATCGACCAAACACAC CAGGAGGAACGCCCCATCAGGCAGATCCTCTACCTCGGGAACCTGCTGGAGACATGCCACTTCCAGTCCTTCTgg ACCAGCTTGGAGGAGAACAGGGAGCTGATCGACGGCATCACAGGCTTCGAGGACTCCGTACGCAAAT tTATCTGTCACGTAGTTGGGATCACCTACCAGAACATCGAGCAACGACTTCTGGCTGAGATGCTGGGAGACCCCTCAG AGACGCAGGTGAAGGTGTGGATGAGTAAGTACGGCTGGACGGAGAACGAGGAGGGGCAGATCTTCATCTTCAACCAGGAGGAGAGCGTCAAGCCCAAGAACATCGTGGAGAAGATCGACTTTGAGA GTGTATCAAGCATCATGGCAACGTCTCAGTAA
- the eif3k gene encoding eukaryotic translation initiation factor 3 subunit K isoform X1, whose amino-acid sequence MASSFEQMRANVGKLLRGIDRYNPENLATLERYVDTQAKENAYDLEANLAVLKLYQFNPAYFQTTVTSQILLKALTNLPHTDFTLCKCMIDQTHQQEERPIRQILYLGNLLETCHFQSFWTSLEENRELIDGITGFEDSVRKFICHVVGITYQNIEQRLLAEMLGDPSETQVKVWMSKYGWTENEEGQIFIFNQEESVKPKNIVEKIDFESVSSIMATSQ is encoded by the exons ATGGCGTCGTCCTTCGAACAGATGAGAGCAAACGTGGGAAAGCTCCTACGAGGAATCGATAG GTATaacccagagaatctggccacGCTCGAGCGGTATGTTGACACCCAGGCTAAAGAGAACGCTTACGACCTGGAGGCTAACCTAGCCGTCCTCAAACT GTACCAGTTCAATCCAGCCTACTTCCAGACGACTGTGACATCCCAGATCCTGCTGAAGGCTCTCACCAACCTGCCACACACAGACTTCACCCTGTGCAAGTGCATGATCGACCAAACACAC CAGCAGGAGGAACGCCCCATCAGGCAGATCCTCTACCTCGGGAACCTGCTGGAGACATGCCACTTCCAGTCCTTCTgg ACCAGCTTGGAGGAGAACAGGGAGCTGATCGACGGCATCACAGGCTTCGAGGACTCCGTACGCAAAT tTATCTGTCACGTAGTTGGGATCACCTACCAGAACATCGAGCAACGACTTCTGGCTGAGATGCTGGGAGACCCCTCAG AGACGCAGGTGAAGGTGTGGATGAGTAAGTACGGCTGGACGGAGAACGAGGAGGGGCAGATCTTCATCTTCAACCAGGAGGAGAGCGTCAAGCCCAAGAACATCGTGGAGAAGATCGACTTTGAGA GTGTATCAAGCATCATGGCAACGTCTCAGTAA
- the zgc:85932 gene encoding calpain-9 isoform X1 encodes MNDRNENPPPSPKKQESVEAPSDPLGGSGRWLSSTFSNSKNENTIVDDKLFVDRDFPMGDVLQPTMMWRRPKDICPAPQFIVDGATRMDVCQGILNDCWFLSAVASLSLYRPLLERVVPEGQSFQEGYDGCFHFRFWQYGRWEKVMVDDLLPTQEGRLVYMSSSDQQEFWSALLEKAYAKLKGGYRALNMGFPHEAMVDMTGGVTEVLLVSSLPRDLLSFLRPLLDKGALINCANSQGSLEQRNELGIMFRHAYSITGLEQVKTKSEVVDLVRVRNPWGRVEWEGPWSDSNGPEWSKVSEVEQRRLNRVVKDDGEFWMQVSDFRQNFEMMEVCHLTEESLSRPGGAQHPWHCTLHQGSWVERLSAGGSPRGGWYWQNPQFRLTLLEEDDDPCDPELSCSLLVALMQKHQRRSGVNLAIAVDIYQARAPGGYLSSLDLSLLRPVLSSGAYAPRREAVIRGRLAPGHYVIIPSTEQTNQQGEFILRVLTEKGNAAMPADKPGSEGSIPEQPLSPHLSALPSTEEARALFKKHCNQKGQCKPLELYNLLTEAIRGGVLAGCEKRLSLEHCKSLVVLVDSQGLAQLDWTAFQALWDKIRIWTHIFLKFDRNKSQSLEYPEVAPALKAAGLQVDDFILQLIGLRYTEPDMTVSYPGFLYLLMKLESMIRKFQAYDMVGMGTISISYRQWLHMTMYS; translated from the exons ATGAATGACAGGAATGAGAATCCGCCTCCGTCCCCAAAGAAGCAGGAGTCCGTGGAGGCACCGAGTGATCCGCTTGGAGGGTCAGGCCGGTGGTTGTCCTCGACATTCAGTAATTCCAAAAACGAAAACACAATAGTGGATGACAAGCTGTTCGTGGACAGAGACTTTCCAATGGGGGACGTCCTTCAGCCCACTATGATGTGGAGACGCCCGAAG GATATCTGCCCGGCGCCTCAGTTCATCGTGGACGGAGCCACTCGTATGGACGTGTGCCAGGGCATCCTCA ATGACTGCTGGTTCCTGTCTGCCGTGGCGTCCCTGTCCCTCTaccgccccctgctggagagggTGGTTCCTGAGGGCCAGAGCTTTCAGGAGGGCTACGACGGATGCTTTCACTTCCGG ttctggCAGTACGGCCGGTGGGAGAAGGTGATGGTGGATGACCTGCTGCCCACCCAGGAAGGCAGGCTGGTGTACATGAGCTCCTCAGACCAGCAGGAGTTCTGGAGCGCCCTGCTGGAGAAGGCCTACGCAAA gcTGAAGGGAGGTTACCGGGCGTTGAACATGGGCTTCCCCCACGAGGCCATGGTGGACATGACTGGCGGGGTGACCGAGGTGCTGCTAGTGTCCTCCCTGCCCAGGGAcctgctctccttcctcagACCCCTGCTGGACAAGGGAGCCCTCATCAACTGTGCCAACTCCCAG ggctccctgGAGCAGAGGAACGAGCTGGGGATCATGTTCAGACACGCCTATTCCATCACCGGCCTGGAGCAG GTGAAGACCAAGAGTGAGGTAGTGGACCTGGTTCGTGTTCGGAACCCCTGGGGCAGGGTGGAGTGGGAGGGGCCTTGGAGTGACAGCAATGG gccAGAGTGGAGTAAGGTCAGTGAGGTGGAGCAGAGGCGTCTGAACAGGGTTGTGAAGGACGATGGAGAATTCTG gatGCAGGTGTCAGACTTCCGTCAGAACTTCGAGATGATGGAGGTGTGCCACCTGACAGAGGAGTCCCTGAGCCGGCCGGGCGGCGCCCAGCACCCCTGGCACTGCACGCTGCATCAGGGGAGCTGGGTGGAGCGCCTCAGCGCTGGAGGATCACCCAGAGGAG gctggtaCTGGCAGAACCCCCAGTTCCGCCTgaccctgctggaggaggacgaTGACCCCTGTGACCCCGAGCTGAGCTGCTCCCTGCTGGTGGCCCTCATGCAGAAGCACCAGAGACGCTCCGGGGTCAACCTGGCCATCGCTGTGGACatctaccag gccagGGCCCCAGGTGGCTACCTGTCCTCCCTGGACCTCAGCCTGCTCCGCCCCGTCCTCAGCAGCGGGGCCTACGCCCCTCGACGGGAGGCCGTGATTCGCGGTCGCCTAGCACCCGGCCATTACGTCATCATCCCTTCCACGGAGCAGACCAATCAGCAGGGAGAGTTCATCCTGAGGGTGTTGACCGAGAAGGGGAACGCTGCGAT GCCTGCAGACAAGCCTGGGTCTGAGGGGAGCATACCTGAACAG CCCCTGTCGCCCCACCTGTCTGCTCTACCTTCCACTGAGGAGGCCCGGGCACTCTTTAAGAAGCACTGCAACCAG AAGGGGCAGTGCAAGCCCCTGGAGCTCTACAACCTGCTGACAGAGGCCATCAGAGGAGGAG tGTTGGCAGGTTGTGAGAAGAGGCTGTCTCTGGAACACTGCAAGAGCTTGGTGGTGTTAGTGGAT AGCCAGGGTCTGGCCCAGCTGGACTGGACGGCATTCCAAGCGCTGTGGGACAAGATCAGGATATGGACG CATATATTCCTCAAGTTTGACAGGAATAAATCCCAGAGTTTGGAGTACCCGGAGGTGGCGCCTGCTTTGAAGGCTGCAG GCTTGCAGGTGGATGACTTCATCCTGCAGCTGATCGGCCTGCGCTACACTGAGCCGGACATGACCGTCAGCTACCCTGGGTTCCTGTACCTGCTGATGAAGCTGGAGAGCATGATcc GTAAATTTCAAGCGTATGACATGGTGGGAATGGGTACCATATCTATCAGCTACAGACAG TGGCTTCACATGACGATGTACAGCTGA
- the zgc:85932 gene encoding calpain-9 isoform X2: protein MNDRNENPPPSPKKQESVEAPSDPLGGSGRWLSSTFSNSKNENTIVDDKLFVDRDFPMGDVLQPTMMWRRPKDICPAPQFIVDGATRMDVCQGILNDCWFLSAVASLSLYRPLLERVVPEGQSFQEGYDGCFHFRFWQYGRWEKVMVDDLLPTQEGRLVYMSSSDQQEFWSALLEKAYAKLKGGYRALNMGFPHEAMVDMTGGVTEVLLVSSLPRDLLSFLRPLLDKGALINCANSQGSLEQRNELGIMFRHAYSITGLEQVKTKSEVVDLVRVRNPWGRVEWEGPWSDSNGPEWSKVSEVEQRRLNRVVKDDGEFWMQVSDFRQNFEMMEVCHLTEESLSRPGGAQHPWHCTLHQGSWVERLSAGGSPRGGWYWQNPQFRLTLLEEDDDPCDPELSCSLLVALMQKHQRRSGVNLAIAVDIYQARAPGGYLSSLDLSLLRPVLSSGAYAPRREAVIRGRLAPGHYVIIPSTEQTNQQGEFILRVLTEKGNAAMPADKPGSEGSIPEQPLSPHLSALPSTEEARALFKKHCNQKGQCKPLELYNLLTEAIRGGVLAGCEKRLSLEHCKSLVVLVDSQGLAQLDWTAFQALWDKIRIWTHIFLKFDRNKSQSLEYPEVAPALKAAGKFQAYDMVGMGTISISYRQWLHMTMYS from the exons ATGAATGACAGGAATGAGAATCCGCCTCCGTCCCCAAAGAAGCAGGAGTCCGTGGAGGCACCGAGTGATCCGCTTGGAGGGTCAGGCCGGTGGTTGTCCTCGACATTCAGTAATTCCAAAAACGAAAACACAATAGTGGATGACAAGCTGTTCGTGGACAGAGACTTTCCAATGGGGGACGTCCTTCAGCCCACTATGATGTGGAGACGCCCGAAG GATATCTGCCCGGCGCCTCAGTTCATCGTGGACGGAGCCACTCGTATGGACGTGTGCCAGGGCATCCTCA ATGACTGCTGGTTCCTGTCTGCCGTGGCGTCCCTGTCCCTCTaccgccccctgctggagagggTGGTTCCTGAGGGCCAGAGCTTTCAGGAGGGCTACGACGGATGCTTTCACTTCCGG ttctggCAGTACGGCCGGTGGGAGAAGGTGATGGTGGATGACCTGCTGCCCACCCAGGAAGGCAGGCTGGTGTACATGAGCTCCTCAGACCAGCAGGAGTTCTGGAGCGCCCTGCTGGAGAAGGCCTACGCAAA gcTGAAGGGAGGTTACCGGGCGTTGAACATGGGCTTCCCCCACGAGGCCATGGTGGACATGACTGGCGGGGTGACCGAGGTGCTGCTAGTGTCCTCCCTGCCCAGGGAcctgctctccttcctcagACCCCTGCTGGACAAGGGAGCCCTCATCAACTGTGCCAACTCCCAG ggctccctgGAGCAGAGGAACGAGCTGGGGATCATGTTCAGACACGCCTATTCCATCACCGGCCTGGAGCAG GTGAAGACCAAGAGTGAGGTAGTGGACCTGGTTCGTGTTCGGAACCCCTGGGGCAGGGTGGAGTGGGAGGGGCCTTGGAGTGACAGCAATGG gccAGAGTGGAGTAAGGTCAGTGAGGTGGAGCAGAGGCGTCTGAACAGGGTTGTGAAGGACGATGGAGAATTCTG gatGCAGGTGTCAGACTTCCGTCAGAACTTCGAGATGATGGAGGTGTGCCACCTGACAGAGGAGTCCCTGAGCCGGCCGGGCGGCGCCCAGCACCCCTGGCACTGCACGCTGCATCAGGGGAGCTGGGTGGAGCGCCTCAGCGCTGGAGGATCACCCAGAGGAG gctggtaCTGGCAGAACCCCCAGTTCCGCCTgaccctgctggaggaggacgaTGACCCCTGTGACCCCGAGCTGAGCTGCTCCCTGCTGGTGGCCCTCATGCAGAAGCACCAGAGACGCTCCGGGGTCAACCTGGCCATCGCTGTGGACatctaccag gccagGGCCCCAGGTGGCTACCTGTCCTCCCTGGACCTCAGCCTGCTCCGCCCCGTCCTCAGCAGCGGGGCCTACGCCCCTCGACGGGAGGCCGTGATTCGCGGTCGCCTAGCACCCGGCCATTACGTCATCATCCCTTCCACGGAGCAGACCAATCAGCAGGGAGAGTTCATCCTGAGGGTGTTGACCGAGAAGGGGAACGCTGCGAT GCCTGCAGACAAGCCTGGGTCTGAGGGGAGCATACCTGAACAG CCCCTGTCGCCCCACCTGTCTGCTCTACCTTCCACTGAGGAGGCCCGGGCACTCTTTAAGAAGCACTGCAACCAG AAGGGGCAGTGCAAGCCCCTGGAGCTCTACAACCTGCTGACAGAGGCCATCAGAGGAGGAG tGTTGGCAGGTTGTGAGAAGAGGCTGTCTCTGGAACACTGCAAGAGCTTGGTGGTGTTAGTGGAT AGCCAGGGTCTGGCCCAGCTGGACTGGACGGCATTCCAAGCGCTGTGGGACAAGATCAGGATATGGACG CATATATTCCTCAAGTTTGACAGGAATAAATCCCAGAGTTTGGAGTACCCGGAGGTGGCGCCTGCTTTGAAGGCTGCAG GTAAATTTCAAGCGTATGACATGGTGGGAATGGGTACCATATCTATCAGCTACAGACAG TGGCTTCACATGACGATGTACAGCTGA
- the zgc:85932 gene encoding calpain-9 isoform X3: MNDRNENPPPSPKKQESVEAPSDPLGGSGRWLSSTFSNSKNENTIVDDKLFVDRDFPMGDVLQPTMMWRRPKDICPAPQFIVDGATRMDVCQGILNDCWFLSAVASLSLYRPLLERVVPEGQSFQEGYDGCFHFRFWQYGRWEKVMVDDLLPTQEGRLVYMSSSDQQEFWSALLEKAYAKLKGGYRALNMGFPHEAMVDMTGGVTEVLLVSSLPRDLLSFLRPLLDKGALINCANSQGSLEQRNELGIMFRHAYSITGLEQVKTKSEVVDLVRVRNPWGRVEWEGPWSDSNGPEWSKVSEVEQRRLNRVVKDDGEFWMQVSDFRQNFEMMEVCHLTEESLSRPGGAQHPWHCTLHQGSWVERLSAGGSPRGGWYWQNPQFRLTLLEEDDDPCDPELSCSLLVALMQKHQRRSGVNLAIAVDIYQARAPGGYLSSLDLSLLRPVLSSGAYAPRREAVIRGRLAPGHYVIIPSTEQTNQQGEFILRVLTEKGNAAMPADKPGSEGSIPEQPLSPHLSALPSTEEARALFKKHCNQKGQCKPLELYNLLTEAIRGGVLAGCEKRLSLEHCKSLVVLVDSQGLAQLDWTAFQALWDKIRIWTVNFKRMTWWEWVPYLSATDSGFT, translated from the exons ATGAATGACAGGAATGAGAATCCGCCTCCGTCCCCAAAGAAGCAGGAGTCCGTGGAGGCACCGAGTGATCCGCTTGGAGGGTCAGGCCGGTGGTTGTCCTCGACATTCAGTAATTCCAAAAACGAAAACACAATAGTGGATGACAAGCTGTTCGTGGACAGAGACTTTCCAATGGGGGACGTCCTTCAGCCCACTATGATGTGGAGACGCCCGAAG GATATCTGCCCGGCGCCTCAGTTCATCGTGGACGGAGCCACTCGTATGGACGTGTGCCAGGGCATCCTCA ATGACTGCTGGTTCCTGTCTGCCGTGGCGTCCCTGTCCCTCTaccgccccctgctggagagggTGGTTCCTGAGGGCCAGAGCTTTCAGGAGGGCTACGACGGATGCTTTCACTTCCGG ttctggCAGTACGGCCGGTGGGAGAAGGTGATGGTGGATGACCTGCTGCCCACCCAGGAAGGCAGGCTGGTGTACATGAGCTCCTCAGACCAGCAGGAGTTCTGGAGCGCCCTGCTGGAGAAGGCCTACGCAAA gcTGAAGGGAGGTTACCGGGCGTTGAACATGGGCTTCCCCCACGAGGCCATGGTGGACATGACTGGCGGGGTGACCGAGGTGCTGCTAGTGTCCTCCCTGCCCAGGGAcctgctctccttcctcagACCCCTGCTGGACAAGGGAGCCCTCATCAACTGTGCCAACTCCCAG ggctccctgGAGCAGAGGAACGAGCTGGGGATCATGTTCAGACACGCCTATTCCATCACCGGCCTGGAGCAG GTGAAGACCAAGAGTGAGGTAGTGGACCTGGTTCGTGTTCGGAACCCCTGGGGCAGGGTGGAGTGGGAGGGGCCTTGGAGTGACAGCAATGG gccAGAGTGGAGTAAGGTCAGTGAGGTGGAGCAGAGGCGTCTGAACAGGGTTGTGAAGGACGATGGAGAATTCTG gatGCAGGTGTCAGACTTCCGTCAGAACTTCGAGATGATGGAGGTGTGCCACCTGACAGAGGAGTCCCTGAGCCGGCCGGGCGGCGCCCAGCACCCCTGGCACTGCACGCTGCATCAGGGGAGCTGGGTGGAGCGCCTCAGCGCTGGAGGATCACCCAGAGGAG gctggtaCTGGCAGAACCCCCAGTTCCGCCTgaccctgctggaggaggacgaTGACCCCTGTGACCCCGAGCTGAGCTGCTCCCTGCTGGTGGCCCTCATGCAGAAGCACCAGAGACGCTCCGGGGTCAACCTGGCCATCGCTGTGGACatctaccag gccagGGCCCCAGGTGGCTACCTGTCCTCCCTGGACCTCAGCCTGCTCCGCCCCGTCCTCAGCAGCGGGGCCTACGCCCCTCGACGGGAGGCCGTGATTCGCGGTCGCCTAGCACCCGGCCATTACGTCATCATCCCTTCCACGGAGCAGACCAATCAGCAGGGAGAGTTCATCCTGAGGGTGTTGACCGAGAAGGGGAACGCTGCGAT GCCTGCAGACAAGCCTGGGTCTGAGGGGAGCATACCTGAACAG CCCCTGTCGCCCCACCTGTCTGCTCTACCTTCCACTGAGGAGGCCCGGGCACTCTTTAAGAAGCACTGCAACCAG AAGGGGCAGTGCAAGCCCCTGGAGCTCTACAACCTGCTGACAGAGGCCATCAGAGGAGGAG tGTTGGCAGGTTGTGAGAAGAGGCTGTCTCTGGAACACTGCAAGAGCTTGGTGGTGTTAGTGGAT AGCCAGGGTCTGGCCCAGCTGGACTGGACGGCATTCCAAGCGCTGTGGGACAAGATCAGGATATGGACG GTAAATTTCAAGCGTATGACATGGTGGGAATGGGTACCATATCTATCAGCTACAGACAG TGGCTTCACATGA